In Kordia antarctica, the following proteins share a genomic window:
- a CDS encoding SusC/RagA family TonB-linked outer membrane protein has translation MKQKSLNKTARSFAILIMIFFFHLEANAQSVTVEGTIKGKEDSLPIPGATIIVKNKKGGQISDFDGNYKIEAEIGDFLIFSYTGLETQEIEVSSDKRIDVFMKTDVNSLEEVVVIGYGSAKKKEVTGAITKIKSEDLESIVTPDLGTALQGQVAGVSVTSSDLPGEDSEIQIRGIATLNEGQNNPLFVVDGIPQEGNPRIPPTDIESLTILRDASSKAIYGIRGSAGVILITTKKGTPGTLRVRINSSYAVQDRNSAVPLMNSVEQTYFDVVSAANVNGTADDQVNLQLLQQPNQFVNETDLNDLVFNDKATTQNHNVNISGGSDDITYNVGFGFFDQEGLQINSGFQRFNMRANTVYTKNKLNIQANIAYQTEERDIPQGNLLSQSIVYRPTQNGLDLTTFDDLAQGGDDVNRLGWVLESLRTTNKLKRTRVSATANVNYEIIEGLSIRSNIGLTSTNDIGKTVRPYQEIFNTQGQLQSEPENSYVENRARLTTNFAGELGVNYEKTFAEDHKLTFTFFGSTLKDQSEAFAARRQGLTTPGSDVLNGSTGTQSATSGFDYTDTRIGLVGRIQYNYKDRYLVNTSIRRDGSSKFREQQWATFPAVSVGWNIAEEKFWSNTKSTVNTFKLRVSRGESGVDRTRSYSFSPVISQDINYYGFNPDTGNETLSLGAIQEAFANEGLGWETLKENNVGIDLGFFKNKLTVSADYYKTKNEDMLFPIFVPPSSGGGNNAQVVLNVGNMTNEGLELTAALRGQTGKVNWRMNGTFTTNKNLITRINGDTNFLLTNDSGLVGRAPQQSRVTALSVGHEAAAFYLWRTDGIIDTEEKLAAYQQIDNNARMGDTRFIDQNNDGILDDNDRVYSGSGLPKYEIGYTFNATYKSFDFSMNWYAALGQEIMNGFDAWAYGFGRHKDLVYQWSSANPVTPIPAYRNDIRRHPNYLGYSDLWLEDGSYLRLRQISLGYSIPRKKAEKWGFNRVRFYVRSQNPITITKYSGYNPEVGGGIAGRGLDKNTGPIAVQYMFGINLNF, from the coding sequence ATGAAACAAAAGAGTTTAAATAAAACAGCACGATCCTTTGCCATTCTAATTATGATATTTTTCTTTCATTTAGAAGCAAATGCACAATCGGTAACGGTAGAAGGAACAATTAAAGGTAAAGAAGATAGTCTGCCAATTCCTGGCGCTACCATTATCGTAAAAAATAAAAAAGGTGGGCAAATCAGTGATTTTGATGGTAATTACAAAATCGAAGCTGAAATTGGTGATTTTTTAATTTTCAGCTATACTGGTTTAGAAACACAAGAAATAGAAGTATCTTCTGATAAACGAATTGATGTTTTCATGAAAACAGATGTGAACAGTTTGGAAGAAGTTGTTGTGATTGGATATGGTAGTGCAAAGAAAAAAGAAGTTACTGGAGCTATCACTAAAATTAAATCGGAAGACTTAGAATCTATCGTAACGCCTGACCTTGGAACTGCTTTGCAAGGTCAAGTTGCTGGTGTAAGTGTTACCTCATCAGATTTGCCTGGTGAAGATTCTGAAATTCAAATTAGAGGAATAGCAACATTAAATGAAGGACAAAACAATCCGTTATTTGTTGTTGATGGAATACCACAAGAAGGCAATCCAAGAATTCCGCCAACAGATATTGAATCATTAACAATTTTAAGAGATGCTTCTTCGAAAGCTATTTATGGTATTCGTGGATCTGCAGGAGTTATATTAATCACTACAAAAAAAGGAACGCCTGGTACATTACGTGTTCGTATCAACTCTAGTTATGCAGTACAAGACAGAAATTCTGCCGTACCGCTAATGAATTCCGTAGAGCAAACGTATTTTGATGTTGTTTCTGCCGCAAATGTAAATGGTACAGCAGATGACCAAGTAAATTTGCAATTATTGCAACAACCGAATCAATTTGTCAATGAAACTGACTTGAATGATTTGGTATTTAATGACAAAGCAACAACACAAAATCATAATGTAAACATATCTGGAGGTAGTGACGATATTACGTATAATGTTGGTTTTGGCTTTTTTGATCAAGAAGGTTTACAAATCAATTCTGGTTTTCAACGTTTTAATATGCGTGCTAATACTGTTTACACAAAAAATAAATTAAACATTCAGGCAAACATAGCGTATCAAACAGAAGAGAGAGATATTCCGCAAGGAAACCTATTATCACAATCTATCGTTTACAGACCTACACAAAATGGTTTAGACTTAACTACTTTTGACGATTTAGCACAAGGTGGTGACGATGTAAATAGATTAGGTTGGGTTTTAGAAAGTTTACGTACAACCAACAAATTAAAAAGGACACGCGTTAGCGCGACAGCAAATGTGAATTATGAAATTATAGAAGGACTTTCGATTAGAAGCAATATAGGATTGACTTCCACCAATGATATTGGAAAAACTGTAAGACCATATCAAGAAATTTTCAATACTCAGGGACAATTACAATCAGAACCTGAAAATAGTTATGTTGAAAACAGAGCAAGATTAACCACCAACTTTGCTGGTGAACTTGGTGTAAATTATGAAAAAACATTTGCCGAAGATCACAAACTTACCTTTACATTTTTTGGTTCTACACTTAAAGATCAAAGTGAAGCATTTGCGGCAAGAAGACAAGGATTAACTACACCTGGAAGTGATGTACTAAACGGATCAACAGGAACACAAAGTGCTACATCTGGTTTTGATTATACTGACACACGAATTGGATTGGTAGGAAGAATACAATACAATTACAAAGATCGATACTTAGTAAACACAAGTATACGTAGAGATGGTTCGTCCAAATTTAGAGAACAACAATGGGCAACTTTTCCTGCTGTATCAGTAGGTTGGAATATTGCTGAAGAAAAATTTTGGTCAAATACAAAATCTACTGTAAATACATTTAAGCTTAGAGTATCACGTGGTGAATCTGGAGTAGATAGAACACGATCATATTCGTTCTCTCCTGTTATTTCGCAAGATATCAATTACTATGGATTTAATCCAGATACTGGAAACGAAACACTAAGCTTAGGAGCTATTCAAGAAGCATTTGCGAATGAAGGTTTAGGTTGGGAAACGTTGAAAGAAAATAATGTTGGAATCGATTTAGGATTCTTCAAAAATAAATTAACAGTATCTGCCGATTATTACAAAACCAAAAACGAAGATATGCTTTTTCCTATCTTTGTTCCTCCATCATCTGGTGGCGGTAACAATGCACAAGTAGTTTTAAACGTTGGTAACATGACCAATGAAGGTTTAGAATTAACAGCAGCATTAAGAGGACAAACTGGAAAAGTAAACTGGCGTATGAACGGTACGTTTACAACCAACAAAAACCTAATTACCCGAATAAATGGAGATACAAACTTCTTATTAACTAACGATTCTGGTTTGGTTGGTAGAGCACCGCAACAATCAAGAGTTACTGCGTTATCGGTTGGGCATGAAGCTGCTGCTTTCTACTTATGGAGAACAGATGGAATCATTGATACAGAAGAAAAACTTGCAGCATATCAACAAATAGATAACAATGCACGTATGGGAGATACTCGCTTCATTGATCAAAATAATGATGGTATCTTAGATGATAATGATCGTGTATATAGCGGAAGTGGTTTGCCAAAATATGAAATTGGGTACACGTTCAACGCTACCTACAAAAGCTTTGATTTCTCTATGAACTGGTACGCAGCATTAGGGCAAGAAATTATGAACGGTTTTGATGCTTGGGCTTATGGTTTTGGTAGACACAAAGATTTAGTGTACCAATGGTCATCTGCCAATCCTGTGACACCTATTCCTGCATATAGAAACGACATCCGAAGACATCCAAACTATTTAGGATATAGTGATCTTTGGTTAGAAGATGGATCCTATTTACGATTAAGACAAATATCTTTAGGATATAGTATTCCTAGGAAAAAAGCAGAAAAATGGGGATTCAATAGAGTTCGCTTTTATGTTCGATCACAAAATCCAATCACAATTACAAAATACTCTGGATACAACCCTGAAGTTGGTGGCGGTATTGCAGGAAGAGGTTTAGATAAAAATACTGGACCAATAGCTGTTCAATACATGTTTGGAATAAACTTAAATTTCTAA
- a CDS encoding sulfatase-like hydrolase/transferase, which translates to MKNSLLLSFIKLLIVVTPLIGFSQTQGTRPNIVLIFADDLGYTDVGFNRPANFPPEYGVIPTPELDALAANGVIAENAHVAHPFCGPSRAALLTGVYPHRVCAQYNLENSVNNPLGVTTSEKFFSKVLQENSYNTAAIGKWHVGVANEFIPNNRGFDYFFGMLGGGHQYYESDYEAQYYNSVTNGNPVTNEYRVPLLRNNTYVTASEFGNTEYLTDILTEEAVNYINTNAADPDPFFLYLAYNAPHTPLQAPQAKIDQFLIDNPNFETLVASSPDILNANIPSSWTGTDAEYRQELVQDRIVYATMVSIVDEGVGLVKNALQNNSILDNTLIIFMSDNGGKLRQAGAVNYPLTNGKGSVDEGGHRVPMFFHWPDQLSANQTYDHLVSSLDLYPTFIDLAGAPVPAGKLLEGKSIMDDVIANQDARSGENIYVMRPQLGFQNGAVMRGDYKVVKKGNNNTTAAFKLYNIATDPGETTDIRSTEPNAEVIIDDMLMQGVVWVSEFQNVNPCWFDNDGNGSGHPHSFLWDDGTLPNYDGFFGMPLIANSDEISVTAIGDATEGGTDGVFRVSLPVGTQAASDINVTYDVDGVATSGTDYNTLSGTLTILEGTNSTDIIIVAVDDSTAESNETVIITLTGSSAGTININPAEINILDAPVVVNPSTLVAGDIAIVGYKAAAGNIAELAFILLKNIEPGTSICISNRSWKDDGSFNTSGDGSPFGIDDVFSWTSDSSHAVGTVLKLESNGTVTTVINGIETLVGTTNQLVGTDGDFDLSPAGDSILIYSGNTATHPDDTSNTWLTGLNTNGVENTSIQAAGWAIGGGNAYCELPLALVGFNIDVTGGNVANPYDQNFGVYIGNDSGDINSLRNSINDYNNWNVNESNAYFLWRNDNTVGGNNGNIMLSNMVLSTNDFAMENLTIYPNPTTDILHIDFKESVNNLEIEITSITGKKVQILRESNIKSKKIDFSNLTSGLYILRLKSDSGVVTRKVMKL; encoded by the coding sequence ATGAAAAATAGTCTTCTTTTATCCTTTATCAAATTGTTGATTGTCGTCACTCCATTGATTGGATTTTCGCAAACACAAGGCACGCGACCAAACATTGTGCTAATATTTGCAGATGATTTAGGGTATACCGATGTCGGGTTTAATAGACCTGCAAACTTTCCTCCAGAATACGGAGTGATTCCTACGCCAGAATTAGATGCGTTAGCTGCAAATGGAGTCATTGCTGAAAATGCACACGTTGCACATCCATTTTGTGGACCTAGTAGGGCTGCTTTGCTAACTGGCGTATATCCTCATAGGGTTTGTGCGCAATACAATTTAGAAAACAGTGTTAACAATCCTTTGGGTGTTACAACAAGTGAAAAGTTTTTTAGCAAAGTGCTTCAAGAAAATTCTTATAATACCGCAGCTATTGGTAAATGGCATGTAGGTGTTGCGAATGAATTTATACCTAATAACAGAGGATTTGATTACTTTTTTGGAATGCTCGGAGGTGGACATCAGTATTATGAATCTGATTATGAAGCGCAATATTACAACAGTGTTACTAACGGAAATCCTGTAACTAATGAATATAGAGTTCCGCTGTTGCGAAATAATACGTACGTAACTGCATCTGAGTTTGGTAATACTGAATATTTAACGGACATTCTTACAGAAGAAGCAGTTAATTATATTAACACTAATGCAGCAGATCCAGATCCATTTTTTCTGTATTTAGCATACAATGCACCACATACGCCTTTGCAAGCACCGCAAGCTAAAATAGATCAATTTTTGATAGACAATCCAAATTTTGAGACCTTAGTGGCGTCAAGTCCAGATATCCTAAATGCTAATATTCCTAGTAGTTGGACGGGAACAGATGCAGAGTACAGACAAGAATTAGTGCAAGATAGAATTGTATATGCTACTATGGTAAGCATTGTGGATGAAGGTGTTGGTTTAGTTAAAAATGCCTTACAAAACAATAGTATATTAGATAACACCTTAATTATCTTTATGAGTGACAATGGAGGGAAATTAAGGCAAGCAGGAGCTGTAAATTATCCGCTTACGAATGGAAAAGGTAGTGTGGATGAAGGCGGACATCGTGTGCCTATGTTTTTTCACTGGCCAGATCAACTTTCTGCCAATCAAACATACGATCATTTAGTATCTTCATTAGATTTATATCCTACATTTATTGATTTAGCTGGTGCGCCAGTTCCTGCCGGAAAGCTTTTAGAAGGGAAATCTATTATGGACGATGTAATCGCAAATCAAGATGCACGTTCAGGAGAAAATATATATGTAATGCGTCCACAATTAGGGTTTCAAAATGGAGCCGTAATGAGAGGAGATTATAAAGTGGTAAAAAAAGGAAACAACAATACAACGGCAGCTTTCAAATTATATAATATTGCCACAGATCCTGGAGAAACAACAGATATTAGAAGTACGGAGCCTAATGCGGAAGTTATTATTGATGATATGCTTATGCAAGGCGTAGTTTGGGTATCCGAATTTCAAAATGTAAATCCATGTTGGTTTGACAATGACGGTAATGGAAGTGGTCATCCGCATAGTTTTTTGTGGGATGATGGTACGTTGCCAAATTATGATGGATTCTTTGGAATGCCGCTTATAGCAAATTCTGATGAAATTAGTGTTACAGCAATTGGAGATGCTACTGAAGGCGGAACTGATGGCGTATTTAGAGTTAGTTTACCCGTAGGAACTCAAGCAGCGTCAGATATCAATGTAACTTATGACGTTGATGGTGTTGCAACTTCAGGTACGGACTATAATACATTATCAGGTACACTTACCATACTAGAAGGAACAAACAGTACGGACATCATAATTGTTGCGGTTGATGATAGTACAGCTGAAAGTAATGAAACTGTTATTATTACATTAACAGGATCTTCGGCTGGTACCATAAATATTAATCCAGCAGAAATCAATATCCTTGACGCTCCTGTAGTAGTAAATCCAAGTACATTAGTTGCAGGAGATATCGCAATAGTAGGCTATAAAGCAGCTGCTGGAAATATAGCAGAACTTGCTTTTATTCTATTAAAAAATATAGAACCAGGAACTTCAATTTGTATATCTAACCGCAGTTGGAAAGACGATGGTTCGTTTAATACTTCTGGTGATGGAAGTCCATTTGGGATAGATGATGTTTTTTCATGGACATCAGATAGTTCTCACGCTGTTGGAACTGTTTTAAAACTAGAAAGTAACGGAACAGTTACTACGGTTATCAATGGAATTGAAACTTTAGTAGGAACAACCAATCAGTTAGTAGGAACAGATGGTGATTTTGATCTTTCACCAGCAGGAGACTCTATATTAATTTATAGTGGAAATACTGCGACACATCCAGATGACACTAGTAATACATGGCTAACAGGTCTAAACACGAATGGAGTCGAAAACACCAGTATTCAAGCTGCAGGTTGGGCTATAGGAGGTGGAAACGCATATTGCGAATTACCACTAGCTCTTGTAGGATTCAATATTGATGTTACAGGAGGAAATGTGGCGAATCCTTACGATCAAAACTTCGGAGTGTATATCGGGAATGATTCAGGAGATATCAATTCTCTTAGAAATAGCATAAATGATTACAACAATTGGAATGTGAATGAAAGTAACGCTTATTTTTTATGGAGGAATGACAACACAGTTGGAGGAAACAATGGGAATATTATGTTAAGTAATATGGTTTTAAGTACCAACGACTTTGCAATGGAAAATTTAACAATTTATCCAAATCCTACGACTGATATATTGCACATAGATTTTAAGGAATCCGTAAATAATTTAGAAATAGAAATTACATCTATTACAGGGAAAAAAGTACAAATACTTAGAGAATCGAATATTAAAAGTAAAAAAATAGATTTTTCAAACCTTACTTCAGGTCTGTATATTTTAAGGCTAAAATCTGATAGTGGCGTTGTAACAAGAAAAGTAATGAAACTATAA
- a CDS encoding family 16 glycosylhydrolase codes for MTHQFSYYKYIVIVFAFLMMLSCGNQKQSASNATQKTISVLPKSDPSNTGNWTLNTDVSDEFNAKDLDTDKWRIVGEFENGVPTYVNEDQPGKTEWIGRAPSQFSGKNFRLENGMLILETRWEPDFPFSNTTQKYQGVEYKYENITTACLITRKLFKYGYMEIRSKAADAEVTSSFWGTGNGTEFDMFEMFGDHRQPQKEERGKDRELWWSIHDWSKLGKGKTTYTEHRDLGFRVADDFHVYGIEWNENGITYYIDGIKLFSVTKEEINAYDDVAKNKGGNGTNENYVLTKPIRIWLDQETFPWHGVPDSKEDLELNSPEGKKDDGVVDFEIDYVRIWQKKN; via the coding sequence ATGACACACCAATTTTCTTATTACAAATATATAGTAATAGTCTTTGCTTTCTTGATGATGCTTAGTTGTGGAAATCAAAAACAAAGTGCTTCAAATGCAACTCAGAAAACGATTTCTGTTCTTCCAAAATCTGATCCTTCAAATACTGGAAATTGGACATTAAATACAGACGTAAGTGATGAGTTTAACGCTAAAGACTTAGATACTGATAAATGGCGTATTGTTGGTGAGTTTGAAAATGGCGTTCCAACGTATGTTAATGAAGATCAACCTGGGAAGACAGAATGGATTGGTAGAGCGCCTTCTCAGTTTTCTGGTAAAAATTTTAGACTAGAAAATGGGATGCTTATTTTAGAAACAAGATGGGAACCTGATTTTCCTTTTAGCAATACTACTCAGAAATATCAAGGCGTAGAATATAAGTATGAAAACATTACCACAGCTTGCTTAATTACCCGTAAACTATTCAAATATGGTTATATGGAAATCAGAAGCAAAGCCGCTGATGCCGAAGTTACGAGTTCTTTTTGGGGTACAGGAAACGGTACAGAGTTTGATATGTTTGAAATGTTTGGAGATCACAGACAACCACAAAAAGAAGAAAGAGGAAAAGACAGAGAGTTATGGTGGTCTATTCACGATTGGAGCAAACTAGGAAAAGGAAAAACAACGTATACAGAACACCGTGATCTTGGTTTTAGAGTTGCAGACGATTTTCATGTGTACGGTATTGAATGGAATGAAAATGGAATTACGTATTATATTGATGGAATAAAACTTTTTTCGGTAACGAAAGAAGAAATCAATGCTTATGATGATGTCGCTAAAAATAAAGGCGGAAACGGAACAAATGAAAATTATGTACTGACAAAACCAATTAGAATCTGGCTTGACCAAGAAACATTTCCTTGGCATGGTGTTCCAGATAGTAAAGAAGATTTAGAATTAAATAGCCCTGAAGGCAAAAAAGATGATGGCGTTGTCGATTTTGAAATTGATTATGTACGCATTTGGCAAAAGAAAAATTAA
- a CDS encoding 2-dehydro-3-deoxygalactonokinase → MKKTPTHFISCDWGTSNFRLHVVALDALKIIHTLATTKGVKVVYGEFLQQEKLSQTDFFAEYLQKQVQQLPKEHQNHLIIASGMITANIGMSEMPYAQMPFQKDGSSLLSKKITLNTGLEILLISGVSDAFGMMRGEETQAIGLSENMTNEDSILILPGTHSKHLTYTNGQFTALKSYMTGEVFELLATKSILSNSIKKTPINSSLEAHFLKGVQLGVKGELSANLFSIRANDLAKKATHEENYYFLSGLLIGDELAYLKETSQKIYIAAPASLSKLYQLGLDYIIGSDNYILFNEAIVEKAIIIGQQKIGI, encoded by the coding sequence ATGAAAAAAACACCAACACATTTTATAAGTTGCGATTGGGGAACGAGTAATTTTAGATTGCACGTTGTAGCACTTGATGCCTTAAAAATAATACACACATTAGCAACAACGAAAGGTGTCAAAGTAGTTTATGGCGAATTTTTACAGCAAGAAAAATTAAGTCAAACAGATTTCTTTGCTGAATATCTGCAAAAACAAGTGCAGCAACTACCAAAAGAACATCAAAACCATCTCATAATTGCTTCAGGAATGATTACCGCAAATATTGGTATGTCTGAAATGCCGTATGCGCAAATGCCTTTTCAAAAAGATGGAAGTTCGCTCTTATCAAAAAAAATAACACTCAATACTGGTTTAGAAATACTGTTAATCTCAGGTGTTTCAGATGCTTTTGGAATGATGCGTGGCGAAGAAACACAAGCCATTGGTCTTTCAGAAAATATGACGAATGAAGACAGTATCTTAATTCTACCAGGAACACACAGCAAACATCTAACGTATACAAACGGACAATTTACAGCGTTGAAAAGTTACATGACAGGCGAAGTTTTTGAATTATTAGCCACAAAAAGTATCTTATCAAATTCAATAAAAAAGACACCAATTAATTCATCATTAGAAGCACACTTTTTAAAAGGTGTACAACTTGGTGTAAAAGGTGAATTAAGCGCAAACTTATTTTCCATTCGTGCAAACGACTTAGCTAAAAAAGCAACACACGAAGAAAACTACTATTTTTTAAGTGGTTTACTAATAGGCGATGAATTGGCGTACTTAAAAGAAACGTCTCAAAAAATATACATAGCTGCGCCAGCTTCACTCTCAAAATTATATCAATTAGGTTTAGATTATATAATAGGTTCCGATAATTACATTTTATTTAATGAAGCAATCGTAGAAAAAGCAATCATTATTGGACAACAAAAAATAGGAATATAA
- a CDS encoding bifunctional 4-hydroxy-2-oxoglutarate aldolase/2-dehydro-3-deoxy-phosphogluconate aldolase, whose product MTTTSNFSWELFNKVPIIGIVRNIPMETVKKIAQAYVNAGLTTIEITMNTKDADKIISYLRTNFPELNVGAGTVCTTEDYDKAVKSGAQFIVTPIIDEIVIKKAVQQNIPIFPGAFTPTEIYKAWSLGASAVKVFPATQLGATYIKDVLGPLNIIKLVPTGGVSKENIKSFFQAGATGVGMGSSLLNKKIIANNDFSALETYFKSIVAEIQ is encoded by the coding sequence ATGACAACTACATCAAATTTTTCTTGGGAATTATTCAATAAAGTTCCAATTATAGGAATCGTGAGAAACATTCCTATGGAAACCGTAAAAAAAATTGCGCAAGCATACGTAAACGCAGGATTGACTACGATTGAAATCACGATGAATACCAAAGATGCTGATAAAATTATCTCATATTTAAGAACTAATTTCCCGGAATTAAATGTTGGCGCAGGAACGGTTTGCACAACGGAAGATTATGACAAAGCTGTAAAATCAGGCGCGCAATTCATTGTAACACCAATCATTGATGAAATTGTCATAAAAAAGGCTGTTCAGCAAAACATTCCAATATTTCCTGGCGCATTCACGCCAACCGAAATCTACAAAGCTTGGTCTTTAGGTGCGTCGGCGGTCAAAGTTTTTCCAGCTACACAACTAGGAGCTACCTATATAAAAGATGTTCTTGGTCCTTTAAACATAATAAAATTAGTGCCAACCGGAGGCGTTTCAAAAGAAAATATAAAATCGTTTTTTCAAGCTGGCGCAACAGGTGTTGGTATGGGAAGTTCATTGCTCAATAAAAAAATAATTGCAAATAATGACTTTAGTGCATTAGAAACATACTTCAAAAGCATTGTTGCAGAAATTCAATAA
- a CDS encoding AraC family transcriptional regulator, protein MKLVIKNNDTLQNKRLSITTKEKPCLDSEWHYHAEYELIYISESFGIRFVGDDVSQFTPEDLVLVGPYLPHLWRNDVSYYNQTEDEISVKTIVTKFTRDFIGENTFNNPEFSGIDKLLKESNYGISFGSALSKNLHDDLMVLSTLSKAEQSIELLNILFKLSQTTDKKILSSSDMRQYTTENSERIDQVLKYISDNYISNISLTDVSEVACMTTNSFCRFFKKMTNKSFTQFLNEVRIRNASRLLVQRQASVSSVCYAVGYNSITNFNKQFKYIMGATPKDYRESL, encoded by the coding sequence ATGAAATTGGTAATAAAAAATAACGATACACTCCAAAATAAACGTCTCAGTATTACGACGAAAGAGAAGCCATGTCTGGATTCTGAGTGGCATTACCACGCGGAATATGAATTAATTTATATCTCTGAAAGTTTCGGAATTCGTTTTGTGGGTGATGATGTTTCACAATTTACACCAGAAGACTTAGTATTAGTAGGTCCATATTTACCACATTTATGGAGAAATGACGTTTCTTATTACAACCAAACAGAAGATGAAATCTCTGTAAAAACGATTGTAACCAAATTTACAAGAGACTTTATAGGCGAAAACACTTTTAATAATCCTGAGTTTTCAGGAATTGACAAGCTTTTAAAAGAATCGAACTATGGTATATCTTTTGGTTCAGCACTAAGTAAAAATTTGCATGATGATTTAATGGTATTATCTACATTATCAAAAGCAGAACAAAGTATTGAACTATTAAATATTCTATTTAAGCTGTCGCAAACTACAGATAAAAAAATACTATCATCTTCAGATATGCGTCAATATACAACTGAAAATTCTGAGCGTATTGATCAAGTATTAAAATATATATCCGATAATTATATTTCTAACATAAGTCTCACAGATGTTTCAGAAGTGGCTTGTATGACAACGAATTCTTTCTGTCGATTTTTTAAGAAAATGACCAATAAGTCGTTCACGCAATTTCTAAATGAGGTCAGAATCAGAAACGCTTCTCGCTTACTAGTTCAAAGACAAGCATCGGTTTCGTCGGTTTGTTATGCAGTTGGATACAATTCAATAACCAACTTTAACAAACAGTTCAAATACATCATGGGAGCAACTCCTAAAGATTACCGAGAATCTTTATAG
- a CDS encoding sulfatase — MKSLFITLIAITFSTQILAQEKPNIVLLFADDAGFADFGFHGSDVMKTPNLDKLAKQGVRFEQAYVSDPTCGPSRAGLITGKYQQRFGFEENNVPGYMSKVSAADGAQMGVPTEEVTLADYLKKQGYRTAFYGKWHLGGADKFHPTKRGFDEFYGFRGGARSYFPYSKEPKNKLDLMERGLGNYQEPNGYLTDVLADEAITFIEKSNKENNPFFVMISFNAVHTPMDATPEDLAQFPQLTGKRKTVAAMTLALDRAAGKVLDRLKALGLDKNTIVVFTNDNGGPTDKNAASNLPLSGTKSNHLEGGIRVPFLMKWPGKINPNTTYEHPISLLDILPTFYAAAGGNAEKLKDIDGVDLLPYLQNVKTDKPHNVLFWKKDGRGTIRKGDWKLIRFPDRPAMLFYLPNDLKELNDLAASEPERVKEMYKELFEWELTLERPRWMLKKSFEKLDIDRMDDYWDIENQPKSIIKKETKIKQ; from the coding sequence ATGAAAAGCCTTTTTATTACCTTAATCGCGATAACGTTTTCAACACAAATACTTGCGCAAGAAAAACCAAACATCGTTTTGTTATTTGCAGATGATGCAGGTTTTGCCGATTTTGGATTTCACGGTAGTGATGTCATGAAAACACCAAACTTAGACAAACTAGCCAAACAAGGTGTTCGATTTGAACAAGCGTATGTTTCCGATCCAACTTGTGGACCTTCACGCGCAGGATTAATCACTGGGAAATACCAACAACGTTTTGGCTTTGAAGAAAACAATGTGCCAGGCTATATGAGTAAAGTTTCTGCTGCAGATGGCGCACAAATGGGCGTTCCTACAGAAGAAGTTACTTTAGCTGATTACTTAAAAAAACAAGGATATCGTACTGCTTTTTATGGCAAATGGCATTTAGGTGGCGCAGACAAATTTCATCCAACCAAACGCGGTTTTGATGAATTCTATGGATTCAGAGGTGGCGCAAGGAGTTACTTTCCGTACTCAAAAGAACCTAAAAATAAACTGGATTTAATGGAACGCGGTTTAGGAAACTACCAAGAACCAAATGGCTATCTTACAGATGTATTAGCGGATGAAGCGATTACATTCATAGAAAAAAGTAACAAAGAAAACAATCCGTTTTTTGTCATGATTTCATTCAATGCAGTACATACACCAATGGATGCAACGCCAGAAGATTTAGCGCAATTTCCACAACTAACAGGGAAAAGAAAAACGGTGGCAGCTATGACATTAGCATTGGATAGAGCCGCAGGAAAAGTGCTTGACAGACTAAAAGCATTAGGATTAGATAAAAATACAATCGTTGTGTTCACAAACGATAATGGTGGCCCAACTGACAAAAATGCGGCTTCAAACTTGCCACTAAGTGGAACAAAATCCAATCACTTAGAAGGTGGAATTCGTGTTCCTTTTTTAATGAAATGGCCAGGAAAAATTAATCCAAATACTACGTATGAACATCCAATAAGTTTACTCGATATTTTACCAACGTTCTACGCGGCGGCAGGCGGAAACGCTGAAAAATTAAAAGACATTGATGGAGTAGATTTACTACCGTATCTGCAAAATGTTAAAACAGACAAACCGCACAATGTGTTATTTTGGAAAAAAGATGGACGTGGTACCATTCGTAAAGGAGATTGGAAACTCATTCGTTTTCCTGATCGTCCAGCCATGTTGTTTTACTTGCCAAATGATTTAAAAGAACTCAACGATCTTGCTGCTTCGGAACCTGAACGCGTCAAGGAAATGTATAAAGAATTATTTGAATGGGAATTAACGTTGGAAAGACCACGTTGGATGCTCAAAAAAAGCTTTGAAAAACTAGATATTGACAGGATGGATGACTATTGGGACATAGAAAATCAGCCAAAAAGTATCATAAAAAAAGAAACAAAGATCAAACAATAA